From Deinococcus betulae, the proteins below share one genomic window:
- a CDS encoding phosphotransferase enzyme family protein: protein MNLAPLLAQFDLPPHTQAVRLSAHADVWALQLIDCRAVLKRTSLNHAPGIAAWSQALAQAGVQVLAPLPGPTVLLPEGAGDSSRWVLYPFVEGRRYQGLDQDLERAGALLGQIHAAGPDQTFDLPHLAAVRAFTASDLQALSDEVLEGLARAQLSTARPAALLAERQIQYLTGALPRAVSQPLPMVNCSWDHKAANLVYLPSGEPVLVDPDNAARMPRVYDLALTALSFHLDPSLHSGPAQLMTPAQWATFLRGYSQHIDLTPLEHQMWPDVLLCAWMDEALWQLSQVGDGWQDEAAREVWLELLTLPQPFALT from the coding sequence ATGAACCTTGCCCCCCTGCTGGCGCAATTTGATCTTCCTCCTCACACCCAGGCGGTGCGGCTCAGCGCCCACGCCGATGTCTGGGCCCTCCAGCTGATTGACTGCCGGGCTGTCCTCAAACGGACCAGTCTGAACCACGCGCCGGGAATCGCCGCCTGGAGTCAGGCCCTCGCCCAGGCCGGTGTCCAGGTTCTTGCCCCCCTCCCTGGCCCAACTGTCCTCCTGCCAGAGGGCGCCGGCGACTCCTCCCGCTGGGTGCTGTACCCCTTCGTTGAGGGCCGGCGCTATCAGGGGCTGGACCAGGACCTAGAGAGGGCTGGCGCTCTTTTGGGACAGATTCACGCGGCGGGGCCAGATCAGACGTTTGACCTGCCACACCTGGCGGCCGTGCGCGCCTTTACGGCCAGCGACCTCCAGGCCCTGAGCGACGAGGTCCTTGAGGGCCTGGCCAGGGCCCAGCTCAGCACGGCCAGGCCCGCCGCCCTGCTGGCTGAGCGGCAGATCCAGTATTTGACCGGGGCCCTCCCACGCGCCGTCAGCCAGCCCCTGCCGATGGTCAATTGCAGCTGGGACCATAAGGCGGCCAATCTCGTCTACCTGCCGTCTGGTGAGCCGGTGCTAGTTGACCCAGACAACGCCGCGCGGATGCCGCGTGTGTACGACCTTGCGCTGACGGCCCTCTCGTTTCACCTGGACCCCAGCCTCCACAGCGGCCCGGCGCAGCTGATGACCCCGGCCCAGTGGGCCACCTTCCTGCGCGGCTACAGCCAGCACATCGACCTGACCCCGCTGGAGCACCAGATGTGGCCGGACGTGCTGCTGTGCGCCTGGATGGATGAAGCGCTGTGGCAACTCTCGCAGGTGGGGGATGGCTGGCAGGATGAGGCTGCCCGTGAGGTCTGGCTTGAACTGCTTACGTTGCCCCAGCCCTTTGCCCTTACCTGA